Proteins encoded by one window of Homo sapiens chromosome 10, GRCh38.p14 Primary Assembly:
- the KNDC1 gene encoding kinase non-catalytic C-lobe domain-containing protein 1 isoform 3 (isoform 3 is encoded by transcript variant 3) translates to MQAMDPAAADLYEEDGKDLDFYDFEPLPTLPEDEENVSLADILSLRDRGLSEQEAWAVCLECSLSMRSVAHAAIFQSLCITPDTLAFNTSGNVCFMEQLSDDPEGAFVPPEFDVTGNTFEPSAATMNPASRHSSPHLGS, encoded by the exons ATGCAGGCCATGGACCCGGCCGCGGCGGATCTTTACGAGGAGGACGGCAAAGACCTGGACTTCTACGACTTCGAGCCGCTGCCCACCCTCCCCGAGGACGAG GAGAACGTGTCTCTGGCTGACATCCTCTCCCTGCGGGACCGCGGCCTCAGCGAGCAGGAAGCCTGGGCCGTGTGCCTGGAGTGCAGCCTGTCCATGCGGAGCGTGGCCCACGCCGCCATCTTCCAGAGCCTGTGCATCACGCCCGACACCCTGGCCTTCAACACCAGCGGGAACGTGTGTTTCATGGAGCAGCTCAGCG aCGACCCTGAGGGTGCCTTCGTTCCCCCCGAGTTCGACGTGACCGGGAACACCTTTGAG CCGTCAGCAGCCACCATGAATCCTGCGAGCCGCCACAGTAGTCCTCACCTTGGTTCGTGA
- the KNDC1 gene encoding kinase non-catalytic C-lobe domain-containing protein 1 isoform 2 (isoform 2 is encoded by transcript variant 2), which produces MQAMDPAAADLYEEDGKDLDFYDFEPLPTLPEDEENVSLADILSLRDRGLSEQEAWAVCLECSLSMRSVAHAAIFQSLCITPDTLAFNTSGNVCFMEQLSDDPEGAFVPPEFDVTGNTFEVSAGGGNVPHPPFTSMVASAINSEMHLPWGDLCKWPLAGSGAAAARFTGL; this is translated from the exons ATGCAGGCCATGGACCCGGCCGCGGCGGATCTTTACGAGGAGGACGGCAAAGACCTGGACTTCTACGACTTCGAGCCGCTGCCCACCCTCCCCGAGGACGAG GAGAACGTGTCTCTGGCTGACATCCTCTCCCTGCGGGACCGCGGCCTCAGCGAGCAGGAAGCCTGGGCCGTGTGCCTGGAGTGCAGCCTGTCCATGCGGAGCGTGGCCCACGCCGCCATCTTCCAGAGCCTGTGCATCACGCCCGACACCCTGGCCTTCAACACCAGCGGGAACGTGTGTTTCATGGAGCAGCTCAGCG aCGACCCTGAGGGTGCCTTCGTTCCCCCCGAGTTCGACGTGACCGGGAACACCTTTGAGGTAAGTGCAGGTGGGGGTAATGTGCCACACCCCCCTTTTACCTCTATGGTGGCCTCTGCCATTAACTCAGAAATGCACCTGCCTTGGGGCGACCTCTGCAAGTGGCCTCTGGCCGGGAGCGGAGCCGCTGCTGCCCGGTTCACTGGGCTATAG
- the KNDC1 gene encoding kinase non-catalytic C-lobe domain-containing protein 1 isoform 4 (isoform 4 is encoded by transcript variant 4) — translation MQAMDPAAADLYEEDGKDLDFYDFEPLPTLPEDEENVSLADILSLRDRGLSEQEAWAVCLECSLSMRSVAHAAIFQSLCITPDTLAFNTSGNVCFMEQLSDDPEGAFVPPEFDVTGNTFESPGQ, via the exons ATGCAGGCCATGGACCCGGCCGCGGCGGATCTTTACGAGGAGGACGGCAAAGACCTGGACTTCTACGACTTCGAGCCGCTGCCCACCCTCCCCGAGGACGAG GAGAACGTGTCTCTGGCTGACATCCTCTCCCTGCGGGACCGCGGCCTCAGCGAGCAGGAAGCCTGGGCCGTGTGCCTGGAGTGCAGCCTGTCCATGCGGAGCGTGGCCCACGCCGCCATCTTCCAGAGCCTGTGCATCACGCCCGACACCCTGGCCTTCAACACCAGCGGGAACGTGTGTTTCATGGAGCAGCTCAGCG aCGACCCTGAGGGTGCCTTCGTTCCCCCCGAGTTCGACGTGACCGGGAACACCTTTGAG AGCCCTGGCCAGTGA
- the KNDC1 gene encoding kinase non-catalytic C-lobe domain-containing protein 1 isoform X3, producing MQAMDPAAADLYEEDGKDLDFYDFEPLPTLPEDEENVSLADILSLRDRGLSEQEAWAVCLECSLSMRSVAHAAIFQSLCITPDTLAFNTSGNVCFMEQLSDDPEGAFVPPEFDVTGNTFEPPPHEAPLSTPLP from the exons ATGCAGGCCATGGACCCGGCCGCGGCGGATCTTTACGAGGAGGACGGCAAAGACCTGGACTTCTACGACTTCGAGCCGCTGCCCACCCTCCCCGAGGACGAG GAGAACGTGTCTCTGGCTGACATCCTCTCCCTGCGGGACCGCGGCCTCAGCGAGCAGGAAGCCTGGGCCGTGTGCCTGGAGTGCAGCCTGTCCATGCGGAGCGTGGCCCACGCCGCCATCTTCCAGAGCCTGTGCATCACGCCCGACACCCTGGCCTTCAACACCAGCGGGAACGTGTGTTTCATGGAGCAGCTCAGCG aCGACCCTGAGGGTGCCTTCGTTCCCCCCGAGTTCGACGTGACCGGGAACACCTTTGAG CCTCCACCCCATGAGGCTCCCCTCTCCACCCCGCTGCCCTGA